CACCTCCAAACATGAAGTTTtgtgacaaaacattaacaGTCATCACAAATTGAACGGAGGCCTGTAGTAACTGAGGGGCTTCTTCAAATTTGCCTGCTTCCTGTTCTCCTTGGTGATGGGGATGAGGACCACACCCACCACAAAAACCATAAGCCCAATGGACAGCAGGGCCGGTCCCAGGATGTTGGTGACCTTCCTGCAGTGGCCGGCGAAGTACAGGCCGCTGATGATGATGCCGCATGCCAGGAAGCTTCCCCCGGTGGACATAAGGTGGATGGGGAACCAGAAGACTTCACACTTGCTGCGAGAGGTCTCTGTGGTCCAGAGGGACTCGCTGCGGGACAGGCTGAACACGGTGCTCTCTGTGCGGCTCGGGGGCGTCAGCTGGTCCCTGGACTGGGAGAGGGTGCACTCTCCCAGAGGGATGTTCT
This genomic interval from Siniperca chuatsi isolate FFG_IHB_CAS linkage group LG21, ASM2008510v1, whole genome shotgun sequence contains the following:
- the LOC122869150 gene encoding phosphoinositide-interacting protein-like produces the protein MPGSPENIPLGECTLSQSRDQLTPPSRTESTVFSLSRSESLWTTETSRSKCEVFWFPIHLMSTGGSFLACGIIISGLYFAGHCRKVTNILGPALLSIGLMVFVVGVVLIPITKENRKQANLKKPLSYYRPPFNL